Sequence from the Bacillus thuringiensis genome:
ATCGGTCGTGATACACGTATATCAGGACATATGCTAGAAGGAGCTTTAGTAGCAGGTCTATTATCAACTGGAGCAGAAGTAATGCGCCTTGGTGTTATTTCTACACCAGGTGTTGCTTACTTAACAAAAGCGTTAGATGCACAAGCGGGTGTTATGATTTCTGCATCTCATAATCCAGTACAGGATAACGGAATTAAATTCTTTGGTTCAGACGGTTTTAAATTAACGGATGAGCAGGAAGCAGAAATCGAAGCTTTATTAGACAAAGAAGTTGATGAATTGCCACGTCCAACAGGTACTAATCTTGGACAAGTGAGTGATTATTTTGAAGGTGGACAAAAATATTTACAATACATTAAACAAACTGTAGAGGAAGATTTCTCTGGTTTACATATCGCCTTAGATTGTGCGCATGGTGCTACATCTTCTTTAGCTCCATATTTATTTGCTGATTTAGAAGCTGATATTTCAACAATGGGTACTTCACCAAACGGTATGAACATTAATGATGGAGTAGGCTCTACACATCCAGAAGTATTAGCTAAATTAGTAAAAGAAAAAGGTGCTGATATCGGTCTTGCTTTTGATGGTGATGGTGACCGTTTAATCGCTGTAGATGAAAAAGGAAACATCGTTGATGGCGATCAAATTATGTTTATTTGTGCAAAGTACATGAAAGAAACTGGTCAACTAAAGCACAATACAGTTGTTTCAACAGTTATGAGTAACTTAGGTTTCTATAAAGCGCTTGAAGCTAACGGTATTACAAGTGATAAAACAGCAGTTGGTGATCGCTACGTAATGGAAGAAATGAAGCGTGGTGGATATAACTTGGGCGGAGAACAATCAGGTCACATTATCTTACTTGATTACATTACAACTGGTGATGGAATGTTAAGTGCACTTCAACTTGTAAACATCATGAAAATGACGAAAAAACCATTATCTGAGCTTGCAGGAGAAATGACAAAATTCCCGCAATTACTAGTAAACGTTCGTGTAACAGATAAAAAACTAGCACTAGAAAACGAAAAAATTAAAGAAATTATTCGTGTTGTAGAAGAAGAAATGAATGGTGATGGCCGCATTCTTGTTCGTCCATCTGGAACAGAGCCACTTATTCGTGTAATGGCAGAAGCACCAACACAAGAAGTTTGTGACGCATATGTACATCGCATTGTAGAAGTTGTGAAAGCGGAAGTTGGCGCTGAATAATTTGATAAATTTATTGAAAAAGGAGCACAAGAAGTGCTCCTTTTTCATATGTTTTATAGACGATGAAAAAAATTTCATTGACGGTTTATCCATGTTTGTTATAAGATGGTCTTGTTCTTTTTCTCAAAGGAAATATTGTAAATTATAGAAGCGCCAGAACTACAAGTAGTGTAGTTGACGAGGTGGGGTTTATCGAGATTTCGGCGGATGACTCCCGGTTGTTCATCACAACCGCAAGCTTTTACTTAAATCATTAAGGTGACTTAGTGGACAAAGGTGAAAGTGTGATGAGAGAAAAGGAACGGATGAAAACTAGCTGTATAAGTATATACGGACTTAAACCCAATCGAGAGGAAGGTGAAAGCCGTTACAAGCTTACAGGGCTAGCAATATGTAATCCGTTTTTTAGTATAAATAAAAATGGTATCGGACTATGTCGTTACATGTTCGCAGAGCAGTGTAAGCATTTGTAACGGCGACTAAACATGTGTGGAATCGTAGGATTTATTGGAGAGCAAGATGCAAAGGAAATTTTATTAAAAGGTTTAGAAAAGCTAGAATATCGTGGATATGATTCAGCAGGTATTGCAGTACAAGCAGAAAACGGTGTTGTTGTATACAAAGAAAAAGGCCGTATTGCAAAACTTCGTGAAATCGTAGACGAGAACGTAGCAGCAAGCGTAGGTATCGGACACACACGCTGGGCTACACACGGTGTTCCAAGTAAAGTAAACGCGCATCCGCATCAAAGTACATCAAAACGCTTTACACTAGTTCATAACGGTGTAATTGAAAACTATGAGTTAGTGAAAAAGGAATATTTACAAGATGTAACGTTCGTAAGTGAAACTGATACAGAGGTTATCGTGCAGCTTATGGAACAACAAGTGAGCACAGGATTAAGTGTAGAAGAAGCGTTCCGTAATGCGCTATCTCTTTTACATGGCTCTTATGCAATCGGACTACTTGATGCTGAAAATCCAAACATGATTTATGTTGCTAAAAACAAAAGCCCGCTATTAGTAGGTGTTGGTGACAACTTTAATGTTGTGGCGAGCGACGCTATGGCGATGTTACAAGTTACAGATCAATTTATTGAATTAATGGATAAAGAAATCGTAATCGTAACGAAAGAAAGTATTACAATTAAAAACTTACAAGGTGAAACGATTGAACGTGCACCATTTACAGCGGAATTAGACGCAAGTGATATTGAAAAAGGAACATACCCTCATTTCATGCTTAAAGAAATCGATGAGCAACCACTTGTAATCCGTAATATAATTCAAAAGTATCAAGATGAAAATGGCGAGATTGAATTAGATCAAGACATCCGCAATGCGATTTTAGATAGTGATCGTATTTACATCATTGCATGTGGAACAAGTTATCATGCAGGTCTTGTTGGAAAACAATTTATCGAGAAGTTTGCAAAAATGCCAGTTGAAGTACACGTAGCAAGCGAATTCTCTTACAACATGCCACTATTAACAGAAAGACCATTCTTCATTTACATTTCACAAAGTGGTGAAACAGCTGATAGTCGTGCAGTACTTGTGCAAACAAATGAAATGGGTCATAAAGCATTAACGATTACAAACGTACCTGGTTCTACGCTTTCTCGTGAAGCTGATTATACACTTCCGTTATACGCAGGACCAGAAATCGCAGTTGCATCAACGAAAGCTTACACAGCACAACTTGCAGTACTTTCAATTTTAGCTGCGGACATTGCTAAAGCAAAAGGTGAAGTTCTTGATTTTGATTTAACACACGAATTAGGACTTGTAGCAAATGCAATGATAGAACTTTGTGATCAAAAAGAAGAAATGGATGCATTAGCAAAACAATTTTTAGCAACAACTCGTAACTGTTTCTTCATCGGACGTAGCGTAGACTTCTACGTAGGATTAGAAGGCGCGTTAAAACTAAAAGAAATCTCTTACATCCAAGCAGAAGGATTTGCTGGAGGAGAGTTAAAACACGGTACAATCGCTTTAATCGAAAATGGTACACCAGTTATCGCACTTGCTACACAAGAGCACGTAAACCTTGGAATTCGTGGTAACGTGAAAGAAGTAGTAGCACGCGGAGCTAACCCATGTATCATCTCAATGAAAGGCTTAGAAATGGAAGGTGACAGCTTCGTACTACCAGCTGTACACGAAGCACTAGCACCGCTAGTAGCAGTTATTCCATTCCAACTTATCTCATACTACGCAGCACTTCACCGCGAGTGTGACGTTGATAAGCCACGTAACTTAGCTAAATCTGTTACTGTTGAGTAGGAGATTGGTAGGTTAATAAATATAGTTGTAGCTTTTAAATAAATTTACGAATTTGTACCCCTTTAGATATTTTATCTAAAGGGGTATTTTTGTGTTGAAAAAGAATATCTGAAATTGGTAAGTGGATAGAACCCTATAGATTAAAGGTTTACTTTATCGAATTTACTTTTATTTATCCGAATTTTCTATTATCATTTTAAGTATGCGTGAAAAATTTCCTTTATTATGACGAGAAGAGACGATAGATTCATGGAGATTACAAGGGGGCTTATTAATGAAAGTGAAAGAAAAAACATATTTAAGTATAGAAGAGATTATTTCGTTACCAACCGTATTAAGTACAAGCATAAGTGATGATGGCAAGAACGTAGCATTTGTTAAGAAGACGACTAACTGGAAAGACAATACATATAGGAATCATGTATGGGTATATGAAACAGATAAAGGGCAGAGTTACTCACTAACAAATGGGGATCTAGATAGTATACATCCATTATGGTCTCCAGATTCTAAGAGCATTGCATACCTTAGCCCAGGTGGTGAAGGGGATAATAAAAATCAGATTTTTGTTAAGTCAATAGACAGTTGTAGTGAGGTTCAAATTACTGATGAAATAGAAGGAATTAGTACATTCAAATGGGATCCTACTGGTAAAGGCTTTTATTATATTACACAGTCAAAAGAATGTGAGGAAATAAAGAAACGTAAGGAGCTATATGGAGATTTTCAACATGTAGGTAAGGAACATCAGAATAATTGTTTATGCTACATTGAAATAGAAAAAGTGATACAAAATGATATAGAAGAACGAGAGACTAACGGTGTGTATCAATTAACTGATGGAAAGGATTTTTATATAAATAACTTTGATATTTCAAATGATGGGACAAAGGTTGTATGTATGGCTACACCAAGCCTAAACGATCATATGAATGGTGATCTATACATATTAGATATTGAATCTAGGGAACTACAAAAGATGAATGTAGATAAGTTGTTGAGCGGAAGCGTTTGCCTTTCTCCTGAGGGCAACAAAATATGTTACTCAGCAAGCATAAGAGAGAAGGAGTATTATAGAAACCATATACAAGAAAGTACATTAGAGATATATAATATGAATACTGGAGAGGTAATTCAGCCTCTAACAAACTTTGATAGTACGGTTATGCCATTACAGTGGACAGCTAAAGGGATTTTAATTAGATGGCAGGATAAAACGAATTATCGTATTGGATTACTAGCTGAAGATGGCACTGTGAAAACATTAAGCGAAAAAATAGATGGCTTTATAATGGATGTCTCTATAACAAGAGATGGCAATCATATAACCTATAATAAGGCTATAACAAATGAAACCTTTGAAATTTATTTAGACGACAAAAAAATAACGAATGAAAATAGCTTTTTCGAAGGAAGGCTTAAAAGTAACAGAGAAGTCATCTCATGGCAAAGTAGTGATGGCCTTGAAATTGAGGGTGTGTTATCAACCCCAGCGGAGTTTGCCTCAAATAAAAAATATCCCTTATTAGTGGTAATTCATGGGGGTCCAGCTTGGGCATCCTTTCCGATATTTTCAGACTGTTTTAATGAGAAATATCCGATTGAACAGTTTATCGAAAAAGGCTTTATCGTTTTAGAACCAAACTATAGAGGAAGTTCTGGTTATGGTAATGAATTTTTAAAAGCAAATTATAGAAAACAAGGAATTGCTGATTATGATGATATTATATCTGGAGTGGATGAACTAGTTGAAAAAGGGATGGTAGATAAAGAGAGAGTAGGAGTTATGGGATGGAGCAACGGAGGATATATATCAGCTTTCTGTTCTACGTTTAGTAATAGATTTAAAGCTATTTCAGTTGGGGGCGGAATTACGAACTGGAGTACTCATTATGTAAATACAGATATTCCTTACTTTATTAGAATGCATTTAGGAAATACTCCATGGAATGATCCAGAGATATATAAGAAAACATCACCAATGACATATATTAAATCAGCCTGTACGCCTACCTTAATCCAACATGGCGAAAAGGATGCAAGAATCCCAATTACAAATGCATATGAATTACATCAAGGGTTAAAGGATGTGGAAGTTGATACAGAATTAATTATATTTAAAGGAATGGCATATAGTCCTAATCAGCCGGGAATGAATGTAGCTATTATGAAACAGAATTTGAGCTGGTTTTCACACTATATTCTTGGGGAAAGTATGAAAAATTTTAGTACTATATAATGGATATCGGCATAGGTATTTTCGTTGTGCAACCGAGTTAGATTGTTGTAAACTGCGTTTAAATCATTATTGGGAAGATTTAAATGATTATAAGATTTGGAGTAAATAAGAAAGAGCCTATAATCAGGCTCTTTTTCTTATTTATATTTTAAAAGTAAACTGTTACTACGCAGTTTTACTTAATTTATATGTTTCATGGTTGTTTTTACGGAAAAGTTTAGGGAAAACATAGCCATCTAACCCAATACGTCCGGCATTATGACCTGCAACTAAAATGAACATAGTTAAAATAAGCAGGTTTGGATTTACACTAACAGTTCCGCTTAATAAAAATGAAAGGTTCATTATGATTCCGAAAAATGCAGCTGTTTTTGTTAATCCGCCTAAAATCAAACCTAGACCTACTAAAATTTCTCCCCATTGAACTAAAAAGCTAAATAGGTCTGCGTTTGGAAGAACAAAATGTTGAAGAAAATCTGCCCACCAACTTTGTACTGCAGGGTGGTCACCTGATGCCTGAGCGATAGCACCCTTTAGAAAACCACTTGCGTCAAAAGATTGTCCGAAAACTTTACCTATCCCAGCAGTGAGCCATGCATATCCTATGTAAAGCCGTAAAAGTAATAATATGAAAGTAGCACGTTTATCAGTTCTTAAAAAATTGATAACCATTGAAATCCCTCCAATATTGTATTTACAGGTTTATTATATATCCATTGTGAGAAGATTCACAATGGATATAATGTGAACAAAAATAGTGTTTTTATAAAAATAAAGAAGGCATATAACAATCATATGTTATATGCCTTCTTTATTATATATTTAGTAATTTATTTAGGTAATGTAAATTTAGCTTTTTTACCTTGTGAAATATCTTTAGCTTCTTTATTTCTCATAGGTCCTAACTCAATCTCAAAGCTTTTGTCTTTCCAAATCTTTTCATACTGCTCTTGATCTAAAATAAATACTTGTAGTAACTCTCCAGATGTTCCTGTTTTAACTGCAGCGTTATAGTCGTAATTTAGTAGCATACCTTCATTAATCGTATATTGTGTACCATCATTCACTCTTAATGTAGAGCTTATAGGAGATAGTGAAACGTCTTGAGTATCTTTGTTATCAAGCTTGAATTTCACCGTTAATAGAACAATACCATTTTTGAAATTTGCAAAGCGTGGTGCTTCAACTGAATTTGGTGTGAATTGAGTAAATTGGTATCCGTCTAATGTAACATTAACAGCACCTAATTCTTGGCTGTTATTAATACTTGATTTCTCTTTTAACATTTTTTTATCGCCCATGTTATTAGCTGTAGCTTTATCTTGGTAGAAAGTTTTATCTGTTGCAACCTTTTCAGCACCTTGCGTATT
This genomic interval carries:
- the glmM gene encoding phosphoglucosamine mutase — protein: MGKYFGTDGVRGVANQELTPELAFKIGRFGGYVLTKDTDRPKVIIGRDTRISGHMLEGALVAGLLSTGAEVMRLGVISTPGVAYLTKALDAQAGVMISASHNPVQDNGIKFFGSDGFKLTDEQEAEIEALLDKEVDELPRPTGTNLGQVSDYFEGGQKYLQYIKQTVEEDFSGLHIALDCAHGATSSLAPYLFADLEADISTMGTSPNGMNINDGVGSTHPEVLAKLVKEKGADIGLAFDGDGDRLIAVDEKGNIVDGDQIMFICAKYMKETGQLKHNTVVSTVMSNLGFYKALEANGITSDKTAVGDRYVMEEMKRGGYNLGGEQSGHIILLDYITTGDGMLSALQLVNIMKMTKKPLSELAGEMTKFPQLLVNVRVTDKKLALENEKIKEIIRVVEEEMNGDGRILVRPSGTEPLIRVMAEAPTQEVCDAYVHRIVEVVKAEVGAE
- the glmS gene encoding glutamine--fructose-6-phosphate transaminase (isomerizing), with amino-acid sequence MCGIVGFIGEQDAKEILLKGLEKLEYRGYDSAGIAVQAENGVVVYKEKGRIAKLREIVDENVAASVGIGHTRWATHGVPSKVNAHPHQSTSKRFTLVHNGVIENYELVKKEYLQDVTFVSETDTEVIVQLMEQQVSTGLSVEEAFRNALSLLHGSYAIGLLDAENPNMIYVAKNKSPLLVGVGDNFNVVASDAMAMLQVTDQFIELMDKEIVIVTKESITIKNLQGETIERAPFTAELDASDIEKGTYPHFMLKEIDEQPLVIRNIIQKYQDENGEIELDQDIRNAILDSDRIYIIACGTSYHAGLVGKQFIEKFAKMPVEVHVASEFSYNMPLLTERPFFIYISQSGETADSRAVLVQTNEMGHKALTITNVPGSTLSREADYTLPLYAGPEIAVASTKAYTAQLAVLSILAADIAKAKGEVLDFDLTHELGLVANAMIELCDQKEEMDALAKQFLATTRNCFFIGRSVDFYVGLEGALKLKEISYIQAEGFAGGELKHGTIALIENGTPVIALATQEHVNLGIRGNVKEVVARGANPCIISMKGLEMEGDSFVLPAVHEALAPLVAVIPFQLISYYAALHRECDVDKPRNLAKSVTVE
- a CDS encoding alpha/beta hydrolase family protein codes for the protein MKVKEKTYLSIEEIISLPTVLSTSISDDGKNVAFVKKTTNWKDNTYRNHVWVYETDKGQSYSLTNGDLDSIHPLWSPDSKSIAYLSPGGEGDNKNQIFVKSIDSCSEVQITDEIEGISTFKWDPTGKGFYYITQSKECEEIKKRKELYGDFQHVGKEHQNNCLCYIEIEKVIQNDIEERETNGVYQLTDGKDFYINNFDISNDGTKVVCMATPSLNDHMNGDLYILDIESRELQKMNVDKLLSGSVCLSPEGNKICYSASIREKEYYRNHIQESTLEIYNMNTGEVIQPLTNFDSTVMPLQWTAKGILIRWQDKTNYRIGLLAEDGTVKTLSEKIDGFIMDVSITRDGNHITYNKAITNETFEIYLDDKKITNENSFFEGRLKSNREVISWQSSDGLEIEGVLSTPAEFASNKKYPLLVVIHGGPAWASFPIFSDCFNEKYPIEQFIEKGFIVLEPNYRGSSGYGNEFLKANYRKQGIADYDDIISGVDELVEKGMVDKERVGVMGWSNGGYISAFCSTFSNRFKAISVGGGITNWSTHYVNTDIPYFIRMHLGNTPWNDPEIYKKTSPMTYIKSACTPTLIQHGEKDARIPITNAYELHQGLKDVEVDTELIIFKGMAYSPNQPGMNVAIMKQNLSWFSHYILGESMKNFSTI
- a CDS encoding DoxX family membrane protein, producing MVINFLRTDKRATFILLLLRLYIGYAWLTAGIGKVFGQSFDASGFLKGAIAQASGDHPAVQSWWADFLQHFVLPNADLFSFLVQWGEILVGLGLILGGLTKTAAFFGIIMNLSFLLSGTVSVNPNLLILTMFILVAGHNAGRIGLDGYVFPKLFRKNNHETYKLSKTA